In a single window of the Arachis hypogaea cultivar Tifrunner chromosome 6, arahy.Tifrunner.gnm2.J5K5, whole genome shotgun sequence genome:
- the LOC112755863 gene encoding G-protein coupled receptor 1 isoform X1, whose protein sequence is MLNNATRMAVGMSGQPYASDARDNMRALNRWGYYPLILIGSWAFGTINRIHDFFEPNHKIFWLSFLDVGMASLMGLFNSIAYGLNSSVRRAICERVDKYWPEGLKRWLPINFKYKALTQESELVLLSTDGQR, encoded by the exons ATGCTGAACAATGCAACCCGT ATGGCAGTTGGTATGTCAGGCCAACCTTATGCATCAGATGCACGGGATAACATGAGG GCTCTAAATCGCTGGGGATACTATCCACTGATTCTAATAGGATCATGGGCTTTTGGAACCATTAACCGTATTCATGATTTCTTTGAACCCAACCATAAGATCTTCTGGCTCTCATTTCTAGATGTCGGAATGGCTTCTCTTATG GGCCTCTTTAATTCAATTGCATATGGCCTTAATTCTTCTGTTCGTCGAGCAATTTGTGAAAGAGTGGACAA GTATTGGCCTGAGGGTCTTAAGAGATGGCTCCCTATCAATTTCAAGTACAAGGCCTTAACGCAAGAAAGTGAACTAGTATTGTTAAGTACTGATGGTCAGCGATAA
- the LOC112755864 gene encoding G-protein coupled receptor 1, whose translation MVASAAVAGVSMTAHQRNILAGVNAGASSLSFVGSGFIVLCYLLFKELRKFSFKLVFYLALSDMLCSFFSIVGDPSKGFFCSAQGYSTHFFCVASFLWTTTIAFTLHRTVVKHKTDVEEFEAMFHLYVWGTSLAMTVIRSFGNDHRHLSAWCWTQSGLAGKAIHLLTFYMPLWGAILYNGFTYFQVIRMLNNATRMAVGMSGQPYASDARDNMRALNRWGYYPLILIGSWAFGTINRIHDFFEPNHKIFWLSFLDVGMASLMGLFNSIAYGLNSSVRRAICERVDKYWPEGLKRWLPINFKYKALTQESELVLLSTDGQR comes from the exons ATGGTGGCCTCCGCCGCAGTCGCCGGCGTCTCTATGACGGCGCATCAGCGCAATATTCTAGCTGGTGTTAACGCCGGCGCTTCGAGCCTCTCGTTCGTTGGTTCAGGCTTCATCGTTCTCTGCTATCTCCTCTTCAAGGAGCTCCGCAAGTTCTCCTTCAAGCTCGTCTTCTACCTCGCCCTCTcc GATATGCTTTGCAGTTTCTTCAGCATAGTAGG GGATCCATCAAAAGGTTTCTTTTGCTCTGCTCAGGGCTATAGCACACATTTCTTTTGTGTGGCATCTTTCCTATGGACCACAACAATTGCTTTTACCCTGCATCGAACTGTTGTTAAGCACAAAACAGATGTTGAAGAGTTTGAGGCAATGTTTCACTTGTATGTCTGGG GTACTTCCCTGGCTATGACAGTTATACGTTCATTTGGTAATGATCATAGACATCTTTCTGCATGGTGTTGGACTCAATCAGGACTTGCAGGGAAG gcaattcatttgttaaCATTTTACATGCCACTCTGGGGTGCTATACTATATAATGGGTTCACATACTTCCAAGTTATACGCATGCTGAACAATGCAACCCGT ATGGCAGTTGGTATGTCAGGCCAACCTTATGCATCAGATGCACGGGATAACATGAGG GCTCTAAATCGCTGGGGATACTATCCACTGATTCTAATAGGATCATGGGCTTTTGGAACCATTAACCGTATTCATGATTTCTTTGAACCCAACCATAAGATCTTCTGGCTCTCATTTCTAGATGTCGGAATGGCTTCTCTTATG GGCCTCTTTAATTCAATTGCATATGGCCTTAATTCTTCTGTTCGTCGAGCAATTTGTGAAAGAGTGGACAA GTATTGGCCTGAGGGTCTTAAGAGATGGCTCCCTATCAATTTCAAGTACAAGGCCTTAACGCAAGAAAGTGAACTAGTATTGTTAAGTACTGATGGTCAGCGATAA
- the LOC112755863 gene encoding G-protein coupled receptor 1 isoform X2, which translates to MAVGMSGQPYASDARDNMRALNRWGYYPLILIGSWAFGTINRIHDFFEPNHKIFWLSFLDVGMASLMGLFNSIAYGLNSSVRRAICERVDKYWPEGLKRWLPINFKYKALTQESELVLLSTDGQR; encoded by the exons ATGGCAGTTGGTATGTCAGGCCAACCTTATGCATCAGATGCACGGGATAACATGAGG GCTCTAAATCGCTGGGGATACTATCCACTGATTCTAATAGGATCATGGGCTTTTGGAACCATTAACCGTATTCATGATTTCTTTGAACCCAACCATAAGATCTTCTGGCTCTCATTTCTAGATGTCGGAATGGCTTCTCTTATG GGCCTCTTTAATTCAATTGCATATGGCCTTAATTCTTCTGTTCGTCGAGCAATTTGTGAAAGAGTGGACAA GTATTGGCCTGAGGGTCTTAAGAGATGGCTCCCTATCAATTTCAAGTACAAGGCCTTAACGCAAGAAAGTGAACTAGTATTGTTAAGTACTGATGGTCAGCGATAA
- the LOC112755865 gene encoding copper transporter 5, producing the protein MMHMTLYWGKKVTLLFDSWKTESWLSYSMSLLACLVVAALYQYLENRRIRLRLAGERRLPPVAAAIQTPLMGWKISRDKAKLGGKLIGSVLFGVNSGIGYLLMLAIMSFNGGVFVAIVLGLSIGYLLFRSEVFEDDVGGVGDRTCACA; encoded by the coding sequence atGATGCATATGACATTGTATTGGGGCAAGAAGGTAACACTTCTCTTCGATTCATGGAAGACCGAGTCATGGCTGAGTTACTCAATGAGTCTACTCGCTTGCCTTGTGGTGGCTGCACTCTACCAGTATCTCGAGAATCGAAGGATTCGCCTGAGACTCGCCGGCGAGAGGAGGCTGCCACCTGTGGCGGCGGCTATTCAGACACCACTTATGGGGTGGAAGATTTCAAGGGATAAGGCGAAGTTGGGTGGGAAGTTGATTGGATCGGTTCTTTTTGGTGTGAATTCTGGGATCGGGTACTTATTAATGCTTGCTATTATGTCCTTCAATGGTGGGGTTTTTGTGGCCATTGTTTTGGGGCTCTCAATTGGGTACTTGTTATTTAGGAGTGAGGTTTTTGAAGATGATGTTGGTGGTGTTGGTGATAGGACTTGtgcttgtgcttaa
- the LOC114923990 gene encoding tyrosine--tRNA ligase, chloroplastic/mitochondrial, giving the protein MAYIYASTRTILFLSRSTTKLSLFPFKPSSSSSSSSSSSSSSSSLTLHFTRTKCTLQHQPQTLLRRNVIEVLEERGLLDSTTNDSALRSSAAPSPPSFSGAANCPPLKVYCGFDPTAESLHLGNLLGIIVLSWFHRCGHQPLALIGGATARIGDPSGKSLERPELDVATLERNTAGISQTIKQILGRSLNSNLEGSKVVILNNYDWWKEFSLLEFLKNVGKYARVGSMIAKESVRKRLESEQGMSYTELTYQLLQGYDFLYLFQNEGVNVQIGGSDQWGNITAGTELIRKILQVEGAYGLTFPLLLKSDGTKFGKSEDGAIWLSPAMLSPYKFYQYFFTVPDADVIRFLKILTFLDIEEIVALEGEMKKLDYVPNTAQRRLAEEVTRFVHGEEGLTEALKATEALRPGSETKLDWKTIEGIAEGVPSCSLAYDSVLNLSLVDLSVSSGLFESKSAARRLLKQGGLYLNNNRVNSENKRIEEADIVDGKVLLLSAGKKNKVLVRIA; this is encoded by the coding sequence ATGGCTTACATCTATGCTTCGACAAGAACTATCCTTTTCTTATCTCGCTCAACCACCAAACTCTCCCTTTTCCCTTTCAaaccctcttcttcttcttcttcttcttcttcttcttcttcttcttcttcttccctcacTCTCCATTTCACCAGAACCAAATGCACTCTCCAACACCAACCTCAAACTCTGCTTCGCCGCAACGTCATCGAAGTCCTCGAAGAGCGCGGCCTCCTCGACTCCACCACCAATGACTCCGCCCTGAGATCCTCCGCAGCACCATCGCCGCCATCTTTCTCCGGGGCCGCTAATTGCCCGCCTTTGAAGGTCTACTGCGGCTTCGACCCCACTGCAGAGAGCCTCCACCTCGGCAACCTCCTCGGAATCATCGTCCTCTCCTGGTTCCACCGCTGCGGCCACCAACCCCTTGCCCTCATCGGCGGCGCCACCGCCCGCATTGGCGACCCCTCCGGCAAGTCACTGGAGCGGCCGGAGCTCGACGTTGCCACACTAGAGAGGAACACGGCAGGTATATCCCAAACTATCAAACAAATTCTAGGTCGCTCTCTGAATTCGAACTTGGAAGGTTCTAAGGTTGTGATTTTGAATAACTATGACTGGTGGAAAGAGTTTAGTTTGTTAGAATTTTTGAAGAATGTTGGTAAGTATGCTAGGGTTGGGTCTATGATAGCTAAGGAGAGTGTTAGGAAGAGATTGGAATCTGAACAAGGAATGAGTTATACTGAACTCACCTACCAGTTGTTGCAGGGATATGATTTCTTGTACTTGTTTCAGAATGAGGGTGTGAATGTTCAGATTGGGGGGAGTGATCAGTGGGGGAATATAACTGCTGGGACTGAGTTGATTCGGAAGATCTTGCAGGTCGAGGGCGCTTATGGACTTACATTCCCTCTTTTGTTGAAGAGTGATGGTACTAAGTTTGGAAAATCGGAAGATGGCGCGATTTGGCTTTCACCTGCGATGTTGTCACCTTACAAGTTTTATCAGTATTTTTTCACGGTTCCAGATGCAGATGTTATTAGGTTTTTGAAGATTCTCACGTTTTTGGATATTGAGGAGATAGTTGCATTGGAAGGGGAGATGAAGAAACTGGATTATGTGCCTAATACTGCTCAGCGCAGACTTGCTGAGGAAGTTACAAGGTTTGTTCACGGAGAGGAGGGTTTGACTGAGGCACTTAAGGCTACAGAAGCATTGCGGCCGGGATCTGAGACAAAGTTGGACTGGAAAACTATCGAGGGAATAGCTGAGGGTGTACCATCTTGTTCTTTGGCTTATGACAGTGTTTTGAACTTGTCATTGGTAGATCTTTCGGTCTCTTCTGGTTTGTTTGAGAGCAAATCTGCCGCGCGCCGCTTGTTGAAGCAAGGGggtctttacttgaacaataacaGAGTGAATAGTGAAAATAAGAGGATCGAGGAAGCAGATATAGTGGATGGGAAAGTTCTCCTTTTATCTGCTGGCAAAAAGAATAAGGTGCTCGTCAGAATAGCATGA